A region from the Arcobacter sp. F155 genome encodes:
- a CDS encoding DUF4198 domain-containing protein, with translation MNIKKVLIGFIFLAVTSLSAHEFWVDSQNNTTPSFNIGYGHDFPKLEKIAEDRVDIFEALKITGEKKTLELKRSSSANYNYELNQKLENGSYILSGVYKPTYWTKDENFKWFKGKAKDEISTKATYCEKAHLEAKNVFSIGNKYSDIITKPIGHKLEIIPLSNPKDYKVGEPFKVKVLFKNRPLKVSVVKATLEGYLKGKYAYYGRTDLRGVTEILPLKAGKWLVKVEVEKELKDNTKCDKEINVATLTFDIKE, from the coding sequence ATGAATATTAAAAAAGTTCTAATAGGGTTTATTTTTCTTGCAGTTACAAGTTTAAGTGCCCATGAATTTTGGGTAGACTCACAAAACAATACAACACCTTCTTTTAACATTGGATATGGTCACGACTTTCCAAAGCTAGAAAAAATAGCAGAAGATAGAGTAGATATTTTTGAAGCTTTAAAAATAACAGGTGAAAAAAAGACCCTTGAATTAAAAAGAAGTTCTAGTGCTAACTATAATTATGAATTAAATCAAAAACTTGAAAATGGCTCATATATTTTATCAGGGGTTTATAAACCAACTTACTGGACAAAAGATGAAAACTTCAAGTGGTTTAAAGGTAAAGCAAAAGATGAGATTTCTACAAAAGCAACATATTGTGAAAAAGCACACTTAGAAGCTAAAAATGTATTTTCTATAGGGAATAAATATAGTGATATTATTACAAAACCTATTGGACATAAATTAGAAATAATACCTTTATCTAATCCAAAAGATTACAAAGTAGGAGAACCTTTTAAGGTAAAAGTTTTATTTAAAAACAGACCTTTAAAAGTATCAGTAGTTAAGGCAACTTTAGAAGGATATTTAAAAGGCAAATATGCTTATTATGGAAGAACTGACTTAAGAGGAGTTACGGAAATATTGCCACTTAAAGCAGGTAAGTGGTTAGTAAAAGTAGAAGTAGAAAAAGAGTTAAAAGATAATACAAAATGCGATAAAGAGATAAATGTTGCAACATTAACTTTTGATATAAAAGAGTAA
- a CDS encoding TonB-dependent siderophore receptor — protein MNTIKIKELEKALEELLVGTGLEAVLNKNTIIIKEKKSNTSSKESDNLGEVNVTESLQTKMANKNFSSDANLGLFGESNIKDVPLSVVTFTKDSIKNNQARQLSDLITQDSSVRSSGAYGDNAESFYLRGVPLGDWNQGEYAFDGIYGVAPNYKVPTDLFDAVSVVKGPSTILFGMSPKGNTGGAINLVPKRAYKDSNEIELRYTNDSRPGIATDISRRFGEDKQFGARLNLAYDNGDSVIDNLESEAFSGSLSLDYIADNFITSLDYISTFENIDAPFRRLYIADGVDLASAPDNDFNLAQDWEYSKADENLALYKFDYFFNEDTQVGFYLGGGQSDVDRLFQKGAVLQNSNGDVKTKFSKGTFDVSRFTYGIKANTSFKTGSLNHRINFDASSYEGKVKTRVNTDSTNYDSNIYNPTKISKVDLTLPDEKRTDTILESFAISDTISNEAEDIRFTFGGRYQNVESINYNTSGDKTSHYDDSRLSPFVGLVYKPLDDLSLYASYSQGLSAGQNAPSGSTNEGESLKPYKTTQIEVGAKYNYNNIDYSLALFDMERKKGESGADNTYASTMKLQHRGIEISAFGKLTETVRFSSALTYMKTKIKETEQTYANDEVGGAPELLANIGLDVDIPFVKGLSFGNYLIYSDEQYVRDGSTVKLPSWTRWDMGLKYETKYNGNDLTVMFDVDNVTNKAYYEGASQWGHISSGEPRVFSLSLNYKF, from the coding sequence TTGAATACTATAAAGATAAAAGAGTTAGAAAAAGCATTAGAAGAACTTCTAGTAGGAACAGGTTTAGAAGCAGTTTTAAATAAAAATACAATTATCATCAAAGAAAAAAAGAGTAACACCTCTTCAAAAGAGTCTGATAATCTAGGTGAAGTAAATGTAACTGAAAGCCTACAAACTAAAATGGCTAATAAAAATTTTTCAAGTGATGCAAATTTAGGATTATTTGGTGAGTCAAATATAAAAGATGTTCCACTGTCAGTGGTTACTTTTACTAAAGATAGTATTAAAAATAATCAAGCTAGACAATTAAGTGATTTGATTACACAAGACTCTTCTGTACGAAGCTCAGGAGCATATGGAGATAATGCTGAATCATTTTATTTAAGAGGTGTTCCTTTAGGAGATTGGAATCAAGGGGAATATGCTTTTGATGGTATATATGGTGTGGCTCCAAACTACAAAGTGCCCACTGATCTTTTTGATGCAGTATCTGTAGTAAAAGGACCAAGTACAATTCTTTTTGGGATGTCTCCAAAAGGAAATACAGGTGGAGCTATAAACTTAGTTCCTAAAAGAGCATATAAAGACTCAAATGAGATTGAGTTAAGATATACAAATGATTCAAGACCAGGAATTGCAACTGATATCTCAAGAAGATTTGGAGAAGATAAGCAATTTGGTGCAAGGCTAAATTTAGCCTATGACAACGGTGACTCAGTAATTGATAATTTAGAGAGTGAAGCATTTAGTGGGTCTTTAAGTCTTGACTATATAGCTGATAACTTTATTACAAGTTTAGATTATATTTCAACTTTTGAAAATATTGATGCTCCTTTTAGAAGATTGTATATAGCTGATGGAGTAGATTTAGCAAGTGCACCTGATAATGATTTTAACTTAGCTCAAGATTGGGAATACTCAAAGGCGGATGAAAATCTAGCTTTATATAAGTTTGATTACTTTTTTAACGAAGATACTCAAGTTGGTTTTTATTTAGGTGGTGGTCAATCTGATGTGGATAGATTATTTCAAAAAGGAGCAGTACTTCAAAACTCAAATGGTGATGTAAAAACAAAGTTTAGTAAAGGGACATTTGATGTTTCAAGGTTTACATATGGAATAAAAGCAAACACATCATTTAAAACAGGAAGTTTAAATCATAGAATTAATTTTGATGCATCTTCTTATGAGGGAAAAGTTAAAACTAGAGTAAATACAGATTCAACAAATTATGATAGTAATATTTATAATCCTACAAAGATTTCAAAAGTTGATTTAACTTTACCCGATGAAAAAAGAACAGATACTATTTTAGAGTCTTTTGCTATCTCAGATACTATTTCAAATGAAGCAGAAGATATTAGATTTACTTTTGGAGGAAGATATCAAAATGTAGAATCTATAAATTACAATACTTCTGGTGATAAAACAAGCCATTATGATGATTCAAGGCTTTCTCCTTTTGTTGGACTTGTTTATAAACCTCTTGATGATTTAAGTTTATATGCAAGCTATTCACAAGGCTTAAGTGCAGGACAAAATGCTCCTTCTGGAAGTACTAATGAAGGTGAATCTTTAAAGCCATATAAGACAACTCAAATAGAAGTAGGTGCAAAATATAACTACAATAATATTGATTACTCTTTAGCTTTATTTGATATGGAAAGAAAGAAAGGTGAATCAGGAGCTGATAATACTTATGCTTCAACTATGAAGTTGCAACATAGAGGTATTGAGATTTCTGCTTTTGGAAAATTAACTGAGACAGTTAGATTCTCTTCTGCATTAACATATATGAAAACAAAAATTAAAGAGACTGAACAAACTTATGCAAATGATGAGGTAGGTGGTGCTCCAGAGCTTTTAGCAAATATAGGGCTTGATGTTGATATTCCTTTTGTAAAAGGCTTATCTTTTGGAAACTATTTAATTTATAGTGATGAACAATATGTAAGAGATGGTTCAACTGTAAAACTTCCTTCTTGGACAAGATGGGATATGGGATTAAAGTATGAAACTAAATATAATGGAAATGATTTAACTGTTATGTTTGATGTGGATAATGTGACAAATAAAGCTTATTATGAAGGTGCTTCTCAATGGGGACATATATCATCAGGAGAGCCAAGAGTATTTAGTTTAAGTCTAAATTACAAATTCTAA
- a CDS encoding RNA polymerase sigma factor produces the protein MLEYYKEISYYLLRLTKDKDLARDLTQETYAKALEIDKKAEKTTIQKAYLYKIAYSLVIDKARKNKKISYTSFEEEQYSIPKKECPEEILSDEKREQKLKKCISTLSKRNKQAFVLHVYKGLTRKEISEIMGISVNAVEKNITRATLKIKEQMKKEY, from the coding sequence ATGTTAGAGTATTATAAAGAGATCTCTTACTATTTACTAAGACTTACAAAAGATAAAGATTTAGCAAGGGATCTTACTCAAGAAACCTATGCTAAAGCTTTAGAGATAGATAAAAAAGCTGAAAAGACTACTATTCAAAAAGCATATCTATATAAAATAGCTTATAGTCTTGTGATAGATAAGGCTAGAAAAAATAAAAAAATATCCTATACAAGTTTCGAAGAAGAACAATATTCAATCCCTAAAAAAGAGTGTCCAGAAGAAATTTTAAGTGATGAAAAAAGAGAACAAAAATTAAAAAAATGTATTAGTACTCTTTCAAAGAGAAACAAACAGGCTTTTGTTTTACACGTTTATAAAGGGCTTACACGAAAAGAGATTTCTGAAATCATGGGAATAAGTGTAAATGCTGTAGAAAAAAATATAACAAGAGCAACATTGAAGATAAAAGAACAAATGAAGAAAGAGTATTAA